The Saccopteryx leptura isolate mSacLep1 chromosome 2, mSacLep1_pri_phased_curated, whole genome shotgun sequence genome has a window encoding:
- the NFIL3 gene encoding nuclear factor interleukin-3-regulated protein produces the protein MQLRKMQTVKKEQASLDPGSGMDKVMVLNSALTDVSEDLTMGEELLLSEGGVGKNKSSACRRKREFIPDEKKDAMYWEKRRKNNEAAKRSREKRRLNDLVLENKLIALGEENATLKAELLSLKLKFGLISSTAYAQEIQKLSNSTAVYFQDYQASRSSVNAFVDEHEPAGVASSCISVIKHSPQSSLSDVSEVSSLDHSQEGPAQSGCRSPDSKFQVIKQEPVELEGYAREPRDDRGAYRTSVYQSYVGSSFPGCSHSPPLLQVSRSSSNSPRTSETDDGAVGKSSDGEDEQQVPKGPIHSPVELQHGHATMVKVPEVNSSALPHKLRIKAKAMQIKVEAFDNEYDATQKLSSPVDMTSKRHFELEKHSAPNMVHSSLTPFSVQVTNIQDWSIRSEHWHQKELNGKIQNSFKTGVVEMKDSGYKVSDTENLFLKQGIANLSSEVVSLKKLIATHQISASDSG, from the coding sequence ATGCAGCTGAGAAAAATGCAGACCGTCAAGAAGGAGCAGGCATCCCTTGATCCCGGCAGTGGCATGGACAAGGTGATGGTGCTTAACTCTGCTTTAACCGATGTCTCTGAAGACTTGACGATGGGAGAAGAGCTTCTTCTAAGTGaagggggtgtggggaaaaacaaaTCTTCAGCCTGCCGCAGGAAACGGGAATTCATTCCCGATGAAAAGAAAGATGCTATGTATTGGGAAAAGAGGCGGAAAAATAACGAAGCCGCCAAGAGATCGCGGGAGAAGCGTCGACTAAATGACCTGGTTCTGGAGAACAAACTCATTGCACTGGGAGAAGAGAACGCCACTTTAAAAGCCGAACTGCTGTCCCTGAAATTGAAGTTTGGTTTAATTAGCTCTACAGCCTATGCCCAGGAGATCCAGAAGCTCAGCAATTCCACAGCTGTGTACTTTCAAGACTACCAGGCCTCCCGGTCCAGCGTGAACGCCTTCGTGGACGAGCACGAGCCTGCCGGGGTGGCCAGCAGCTGCATCTCCGTCATCAAGCACTCTCCGCAGAGCTCTCTGTCCGACGTCTCCGAGGTCTCCTCGCTGGACCATTCGCAGGAGGGCCCCGCGCAGAGTGGCTGCAGGAGTCCTGACAGCAAGTTCCAAGTCATCAAGCAGGAGCCGGTGGAGCTGGAGGGCTACGCAAGAGAGCCAAGAGACGACCGGGGCGCCTACCGCACGTCCGTATATCAGAGCTACGTGGGCAGTTCCTTTCCCGGCTGCTCACACTCTCCACCTCTCCTGCAGGTCAGCCGGTCCTCCAGTAACTCTCCAAGGACATCAGAGACCGACGACGGTGCAGTGGGGAAGTCATCGGATGGGGAAGATGAGCAGCAGGTCCCCAAGGGCCCCATCCACTCTCCTGTCGAACTTCAGCATGGACATGCGACCATGGTCAAAGTTCCAGAAGTGAATTCCTCTGCATTGCCACACAAGCTGCGGATCAAGGCCAAAGCCATGCAGATAAAAGTAGAGGCGTTCGACAATGAGTATGATGCCACACAAAAACTTTCCTCACCTGTTGACATGACATCTAAGAGACATTTTGAACTCGAGAAGCACAGTGCCCCAAACATGGTGCATTCTTCCCTCACTCCTTTCTCAGTGCAAGTGACTAACATCCAAGATTGGTCTATCAGATCAGAACACTGGCATCAGAAAGAACTGAATGGTAAAATTCAGAATAGTTTCAAAACTGGAGTGGTTGAAATGAAAGACAGTGGCTACAAAGTTTCTGACACGGAGAATTTGTTTTTGAAGCAGGGGATAGCAAACTTGTCTTCAGAGGTGGTCTCGCTTAAGAAACTTATAGCCACACACCAAATCTCTGCTTCCGACTCTGGGTAA